GAGTCTGCGTTCGAAAGCCTTGTATACACAGCCATCTACAACGCTTCGCTACGAGTGCCTATGATGAGACCGGGTTAATTGTTCAAATTCCACTACAGGCAGAAAAAACCATTGGATAGGAAACCCGGTGGCGTTCTTCATAATAAGAAGAACGGTATGATGATAGCTGTAGACTATGAAAAATCCAGTGAATTTGCTATATCTCAATACTCAGGGGTATTTTGAATACAGGGAGGAAAAACATGCTTAATCTTGTTCCCCGCCTGATTTCACTGAATTATTCTGATGGCAATCTTTCCGGATCTGTTTCCGGAAGCGTACTGATATTCGATGTGTCAGGTTTCGCATCCATGGCTGAAATCCTTTCCAGACAGGGAAAAAGCGGAGCAGAAGTACTTTCAAATACACTGAACAGGGTCTATTCCAGAGGAATCCTGTCAATGATCAGGGGGAGTGGGGGCTTTGTATCCGGATTCAGTGGAGACTCATTTGCTGTAATCCTTCCTGGAACTGCTATTGAAAAGGCTGAAGCTTTTGGAAAAGAGATGCTGAATAAACTTACCCTGGCATCGGCATCTTCATCTGCCAGAATCGTATTCAAAGCTGGAGGCTCTGATGGAACAATAGACTGGGGAATATTCGGAAGAGAAAGAAAAGGATGGTTCTTCTCTGGAAACGCATTAAGACGGGCCTTTCAGGCTCTTGAAAAACCTGAACAGGGAGGTTTTGCCTTATGCAGGGATGAAACTCCTGAAAGTGAAACTTTTACTGCTGATAGAATGGGTGGACGAACTCCGGATAGAATTCTCGAAACAGGCTTTTTTTCCGAGAAATTGCTCAACTCGGAACCATATGGTGAGTTCAGAAGAGTATTTCCGGTATTCCTGACTCCAGTGGATGCTGAAGAAGATGACCAGGAGTTGATCAGGTCAATAGCCCCGGAAGTGATACAGTCTTCAGTAGAAACAGGAGGTTTTTTCAATGGAGTTCACTACGACTCGAACGGATTCTATTTCCTGATCCTGTTTGGAGCTCCGGAAGCTCATGAGAATGACCTTGAACGTGCTTTGATTTTCGCCCGTCAGATATACAACTATACTCCCTTTCCCATCAGAATAGCTATTTCTTCGGGAACCATGTATGCCGGTTTTCTGGGTTTCAGGCAGATGGGAACCTATACAGTTCTTGGAAGCCAGATAAATGTAGCTGCCCGGATAATGAGGTTTGAAAATAATTCAGGTATTTATGTAAGTGACATTGTTGCCAACAATACTCCGGGATCAAGCACAGCAATCTCAGTTAGAGTCAAGGGTATGACCGATGAGGTTAGTATCTTCAAGCTTGATAACAATATTGCTGAATCAGGTGGATATCCTTATGAGGGGAAACTTCTTGGAAGAGAGGAAGAGCTGGAGATAATTATCGACCTGGCCCAAAAATCGGCTGATGATTCTACTGGTAGTGTTCTTCTGGTTTCAGCTTCAGCGGGAACCGGCAAATCTCACCTCCTATGGGAGGCTGGTAATATCCTGGAAACTCAGGGATTCAGAATAATTCACCTGAGATGCGATGATATCATCAGACGAAGCTTCGGACCATTTGTCACATTTCTGAGAGTCTATTTCCAGCAGAAGAGGGATTCATCTTCCAGGGAGAATCTTGCCGTATTCAACAGGATATTCCAGACCCTATCTGCGGAATTAAGAGATGGGTATCCGGACAGGGTTCAGGAACTTGAAAGAACCGTATCATTTCTCTCTGCGCTTCTTGGAATTGATATGCCCGGTTCTCTCTACCATCAGGTTGGACCGGAAGGAAAGCAGGAAAATACGATTACAGCACTGCGGGAGTTCTTTTTCGGTCTTGCTCAGACTGAACCTCTTTTCGTTGTTTTAGACGATATTCAGTGGCTTGATGACAGCTCCGAATCCCTTTTGAGGAGCATGACCAGAAACCTGGATAATCTACCCATTGTTCTTGCTCTTGCAGCCAGGACACATGATGATGGCTCAAGCATAGATATCCCCTCTGAAAAGGAATCCTTTATCATTAATCTCGAATCCCTTCAACAGCAGACTCTTCCCGAACTCGTAAAGGACATTCTGGGAGGAATACCAGGACCCAATCTGGAAATATTCCTCGCAACACACTCCCGTATGAACCCTTTCTATCTTCACCAGTATGCTGTTTATTTAGTCGAATCAGATTCCATAAAGAAAAAGAATGGCATTATCACCCTCTCTGAATCTCCCGACAAAATTCCAAGAGGAATCGTTGACCTTCTGACAGCTCGAATTGATCGTCTGTCGGGTGATCTGAAAGGAGTTGTAAAAAAAGCTTCGGTTCTTGGATTTGAGTTCAATGCCAGGGTTCTTTCTGCCATGCTTACAGGCAGAGATCTCACACCATTGCTCAGCAATGGCGCGGAGGAGAAACTCTGGTCATCCGTCTCAGAAATCGTGTATATCTTTCAGCACGGTCTTCTCAGGGAAACAGCATACAGCATGCAGCTGGAAAACGAGCTTGTTAAGCTTCACAGTATAGCCGCCTGCGCGATTGAAAATATTTATCCCGGTGATGAGACGTTTTTTCCTGATCTCGCATACCATTGGGATAAGGCGAAAGATAGCGAGACGGCATGTTTTTACCTTGATAGAGTGCTTCAGGCTGCGGAAAGAAACGGTGATGTA
The sequence above is a segment of the Candidatus Aegiribacteria sp. genome. Coding sequences within it:
- a CDS encoding tetratricopeptide repeat protein, with the translated sequence MLNLVPRLISLNYSDGNLSGSVSGSVLIFDVSGFASMAEILSRQGKSGAEVLSNTLNRVYSRGILSMIRGSGGFVSGFSGDSFAVILPGTAIEKAEAFGKEMLNKLTLASASSSARIVFKAGGSDGTIDWGIFGRERKGWFFSGNALRRAFQALEKPEQGGFALCRDETPESETFTADRMGGRTPDRILETGFFSEKLLNSEPYGEFRRVFPVFLTPVDAEEDDQELIRSIAPEVIQSSVETGGFFNGVHYDSNGFYFLILFGAPEAHENDLERALIFARQIYNYTPFPIRIAISSGTMYAGFLGFRQMGTYTVLGSQINVAARIMRFENNSGIYVSDIVANNTPGSSTAISVRVKGMTDEVSIFKLDNNIAESGGYPYEGKLLGREEELEIIIDLAQKSADDSTGSVLLVSASAGTGKSHLLWEAGNILETQGFRIIHLRCDDIIRRSFGPFVTFLRVYFQQKRDSSSRENLAVFNRIFQTLSAELRDGYPDRVQELERTVSFLSALLGIDMPGSLYHQVGPEGKQENTITALREFFFGLAQTEPLFVVLDDIQWLDDSSESLLRSMTRNLDNLPIVLALAARTHDDGSSIDIPSEKESFIINLESLQQQTLPELVKDILGGIPGPNLEIFLATHSRMNPFYLHQYAVYLVESDSIKKKNGIITLSESPDKIPRGIVDLLTARIDRLSGDLKGVVKKASVLGFEFNARVLSAMLTGRDLTPLLSNGAEEKLWSSVSEIVYIFQHGLLRETAYSMQLENELVKLHSIAACAIENIYPGDETFFPDLAYHWDKAKDSETACFYLDRVLQAAERNGDVKLSYKCIVRLRELFELLPDRKEQLIGVMIKEIQILGIFARCKEAVELAERTEELALSAGDRKRYAEAMGMRAWLTSRLGDLKTALEINEKALEIHNELGYLRGIYESTGYLAAMKFMTGHISEARKLFEKQLRVFEEMKDDDENNAKVYNNMASTAVDLTEKQQILEKAIDVAKQHKDKRLHSVSLGNLADVFHNKNQFEEAAMTYQKALDIAREIGDRYYISYHSCGLAILKTDKGDYSQAVKMLQEYYETSRETGIRYGEGEALGYMAVALMRQGDLERALSTFNQAIQIFQELDYVHYIYYFQADRARTLFLLGRLQEAEAAARESNSLIKEQEKPEAMPENDSLLQRIRFENAETLEEKLDCIRSVKAIISEASDPVSIIIPAHDLWQMIQIPGDDIPEKLSPAILRKELVDILDRAAMAKPTYDIISMRDEIRNDT